The Melospiza georgiana isolate bMelGeo1 chromosome 31, bMelGeo1.pri, whole genome shotgun sequence genome has a window encoding:
- the LETM2 gene encoding LETM1 domain-containing protein LETM2, mitochondrial isoform X1, producing MAACGCNALLAAARASFRGSRLLAHCSSPCSPAAALVRLVDPQLSWSCRDSKSQPWARRACLPRSAAHALHTSSSCQQQLPGDPHGKPRNQGAKAAKNLAKQVVAPAGKKPLRQRVVDELKHYYNGFHLLWIDTKVAARMVWRLLHGQVLTRRERRRLLRTCADLFRLVPFLVFVIVPFMEFLLPMFLKLFPDMLPSTFETESKKEEKLKKKLNARLELAKFLRETITEMAKRNKADTGKGKQFSFYLHEVRPSGQQPSTQEIVCFSKLFEDELTLEHLERPQLVALCKLLELQALGTNNLLRFQLLMRLRSIKADDEMIAKEGVSGLSVAELQSACRARGMRSVGLSEEQLKEQLGQWLDLHLKENIPSSLLLLSRALYLIDVKPQSVPIPQSKQTADAAGMTSVLEGQKTLLDPASVVQGRKTEEFVSQPTEKLPFSEASVKPPPPRETKMEASQSSKAGANGV from the exons ATGGCTGCGTGCGGCTGTAACGCGCTCCTGGCCGCGGCCAGGGCCAG TTTCAGGGGCTCCCGTCTCCTGGCTCACTGCAGCTCTCCGTGCTCCCCAGCCGCTGCTCTGGTCCGCCTGGTGGAtccccagctcagctggagctgcagagactCCAaaagccagccctgggcacgcCGGGCCTGCCTGCCCCGCTCAGCTGCCCACGCCCTGCacacctccagcagctgccagcagcagctgccaggggacCCCCATGGAAAACCCAGGAACCAGGGGGCTAAAGCTGCTAAAAACCTGGCCAAGCAGGTggtggctcctgcagggaagAAACCTTTGAGGCAGAGGGTGGTGGATGAGCTGAAGCATTACTACAATGGGTTCCACCTGCTCTGGATCGACACCAAGGTGGCTGCCAGGATGGTGTGGAGGCTGCTGCACGGGCAGGTGCTCaccaggagggagaggagaagg ctgctgagaacTTGTGCAGATCTCTTCAGGCTGGTTCCCTTCCTGGTGTTTGTCATTGTTCCCTTCATGGAGTTTCTGTTACCGATGTTCCTGAAGCTCTTCCCTGACATGCTGCCCTCCACGTTTGAGACGGAGTCAAAAAAG GAAGAGAAGCTGAAGAAGAAGTTGAATGCCAGGCTGGAGTTGGCCAAGTTCCTGAGGGAGACCATTACAGAGATGGCCAAAAGGAACAAGGCAGACacaggaaaagggaaacaatttTCCTTTTACCTGCACGAG GTGCGTCCCAGCGgccagcagcccagcacacaggAGATTGTGTGTTTCTCCAAGCTCTTTGAGGATGAGCTGACCCTGGAGCACCTGGAGAGGCCCCAGCTGGTGGCTCTGTGcaagctgctggagctgcaggccctgggcacCAACAACCTGCTGCgcttccagctgctgatgcGGCTGCGCAGCATCAAGGCCGACGACGAG ATGATTGCCAAGGAAGGGGTCAGTGGCCTGAGCGTGGCGGAGCTGCAGAGCGCCTGCAGGGCCAGAGGGATGCGCTCAGTGGGGctctctgaggagcagctgaaggagcagctggggcag TGGCTGGATCTGCATTTAAAAGAGAACATtccttcttccctcctcctgctttCCCGTGCCTTGTACTTAATAGATGTAAAGCCACAATCTGTTCCCATTCCACAGAGCAAG CAgacagctgatgctgctgggatGACATCTGTGCTTGAAGGTCAGAAGACCCTCCTGGATCCTGCCTCTGTTGTACAGGGAAGAAAG ACTGAAGAATTTGTGTCCCAGCCAACAGAGAAATTGCCATTCTCTGAAGCATCAGTGAAGCCTCCTCCCCCACGAGAG ACCAAAATGGaagcatcccagagcagcaaGGCTGGTGCCAATGGAGTCTAA
- the LETM2 gene encoding LETM1 domain-containing protein LETM2, mitochondrial isoform X2, whose protein sequence is MAACGCNALLAAARASFRGSRLLAHCSSPCSPAAALVRLVDPQLSWSCRDSKSQPWARRACLPRSAAHALHTSSSCQQQLPGDPHGKPRNQGAKAAKNLAKQVVAPAGKKPLRQRVVDELKHYYNGFHLLWIDTKVAARMVWRLLHGQVLTRRERRRLLRTCADLFRLVPFLVFVIVPFMEFLLPMFLKLFPDMLPSTFETESKKEEKLKKKLNARLELAKFLRETITEMAKRNKADTGKGKQFSFYLHEVRPSGQQPSTQEIVCFSKLFEDELTLEHLERPQLVALCKLLELQALGTNNLLRFQLLMRLRSIKADDEMIAKEGVSGLSVAELQSACRARGMRSVGLSEEQLKEQLGQWLDLHLKENIPSSLLLLSRALYLIDVKPQSVPIPQSKATDAAGMTSVLEGQKTLLDPASVVQGRKTEEFVSQPTEKLPFSEASVKPPPPRETKMEASQSSKAGANGV, encoded by the exons ATGGCTGCGTGCGGCTGTAACGCGCTCCTGGCCGCGGCCAGGGCCAG TTTCAGGGGCTCCCGTCTCCTGGCTCACTGCAGCTCTCCGTGCTCCCCAGCCGCTGCTCTGGTCCGCCTGGTGGAtccccagctcagctggagctgcagagactCCAaaagccagccctgggcacgcCGGGCCTGCCTGCCCCGCTCAGCTGCCCACGCCCTGCacacctccagcagctgccagcagcagctgccaggggacCCCCATGGAAAACCCAGGAACCAGGGGGCTAAAGCTGCTAAAAACCTGGCCAAGCAGGTggtggctcctgcagggaagAAACCTTTGAGGCAGAGGGTGGTGGATGAGCTGAAGCATTACTACAATGGGTTCCACCTGCTCTGGATCGACACCAAGGTGGCTGCCAGGATGGTGTGGAGGCTGCTGCACGGGCAGGTGCTCaccaggagggagaggagaagg ctgctgagaacTTGTGCAGATCTCTTCAGGCTGGTTCCCTTCCTGGTGTTTGTCATTGTTCCCTTCATGGAGTTTCTGTTACCGATGTTCCTGAAGCTCTTCCCTGACATGCTGCCCTCCACGTTTGAGACGGAGTCAAAAAAG GAAGAGAAGCTGAAGAAGAAGTTGAATGCCAGGCTGGAGTTGGCCAAGTTCCTGAGGGAGACCATTACAGAGATGGCCAAAAGGAACAAGGCAGACacaggaaaagggaaacaatttTCCTTTTACCTGCACGAG GTGCGTCCCAGCGgccagcagcccagcacacaggAGATTGTGTGTTTCTCCAAGCTCTTTGAGGATGAGCTGACCCTGGAGCACCTGGAGAGGCCCCAGCTGGTGGCTCTGTGcaagctgctggagctgcaggccctgggcacCAACAACCTGCTGCgcttccagctgctgatgcGGCTGCGCAGCATCAAGGCCGACGACGAG ATGATTGCCAAGGAAGGGGTCAGTGGCCTGAGCGTGGCGGAGCTGCAGAGCGCCTGCAGGGCCAGAGGGATGCGCTCAGTGGGGctctctgaggagcagctgaaggagcagctggggcag TGGCTGGATCTGCATTTAAAAGAGAACATtccttcttccctcctcctgctttCCCGTGCCTTGTACTTAATAGATGTAAAGCCACAATCTGTTCCCATTCCACAGAGCAAGGCAA ctgatgctgctgggatGACATCTGTGCTTGAAGGTCAGAAGACCCTCCTGGATCCTGCCTCTGTTGTACAGGGAAGAAAG ACTGAAGAATTTGTGTCCCAGCCAACAGAGAAATTGCCATTCTCTGAAGCATCAGTGAAGCCTCCTCCCCCACGAGAG ACCAAAATGGaagcatcccagagcagcaaGGCTGGTGCCAATGGAGTCTAA
- the FGFR1 gene encoding fibroblast growth factor receptor 1 isoform X2: protein MWTWRCLILWAVLVAAALSAARPAPTLPEQDALPSAEDDDDEDDSSSEEKEADNTKPNQAIAPYWTYPEKMEKKLHAVPAAKTVKFKCPSSGTPNPTLRWLKNGKEFKPDHRIGGYKVRQATWSIIMDSVVPSDKGNYTCIVENKYGSINHTYQLDVVERSPHRPILQAGLPANKTVALGSNVEFVCKVYSDPQPHIQWLKHIEVNGSKIGPDNLPYVQILKTAGVNTTDKEMEVLHLRNVSFEDAGEYTCLAGNSIGISHHSAWLTVLEAIEDTPAMMTSPFYLEIIIYCIGAFLISCMVVTIIIYKLKSTTKKTDFNSQLAVHKLAKSIPLRRQVSADSSSSMNSGVMLVRPSRLSSSGTPMLAGVSEYELPEDPRWELPRDRLILGKPLGEGCFGQVVLAEAIGLDKDKPNRVTKVAVKMLKSDATEKDLSDLISEMEMMKMIGKHKNIINLLGACTQDGPLYVIVEYASKGNLREYLQARRPPGMEYCYNPARVPEEQLSFKDLVSCAYQVARGMEYLASKKCIHRDLAARNVLVTEDNVMKIADFGLARDIHHIDYYKKTTNGRLPVKWMAPEALFDRIYTHQSDVWSFGVLLWEIFTLGGSPYPGVPVEELFKLLKEGHRMDKPSNCTNELYMMMRDCWHAVPSQRPTFKQLVEDLDRIVAMTSNQEYLDLSLPLDQYSPGFPATRSSTCSSGEDSVFSHDPLPDEPCLPKLPPQHSNGGLKRH, encoded by the exons ACGCCCTCCCCTCTGcagaggatgatgatgatgaagatgatTCCTCGTCggaggagaaggaggctgaCAACACCAAGCCCAACC aggCCATTGCTCCCTACTGGACCTACCCTGAGAAGATGGAGAAGAAGCTCCacgctgtccctgctgccaaaaCAGTGAAATTCAAATGTCCCTCCAGCGGGACCCCCAACCCCACGCTGCGCTGGCTGAAGAACGGCAAAGAGTTCAAACCTGACCATCGCATTGGGGGGTACAAG GTCCGCCAGGCCACCTGGAGCATCATCATGGACTCGGTGGTGCCATCTGATAAGGGCAACTACACGTGCATCGTGGAGAACAAGTATGGCAGCATCAACCACACCTACCAGCTGGACGTTGTGG AGCGCTCCCCACACCGGCccatcctgcaggcagggctcccTGCCAACAAGACAGTGGCCCTGGGCAGCAACGTGGAGTTTGTGTGCAAGGTGTACAGCgacccccagccccacatccaGTGGCTGAAGCACATCGAGGTGAACGGCAGCAAGATCGGGCCTGACAACCTGCCCTACGTGCAGATCCTGAAG acGGCTGGCGTTAACACGACAGACAAAGAAATGGAAGTGCTTCACTTAAGGAATGTCTCATTTGAGGATGCTGGGGAGTATACATGTTTGGCGGGTAATTCTATTGGGATCTCCCATCACTCTGCATGGTTGACAGTTCTCGAAG CCATTGAAGACACCCCAGCCATGATGACGTCCCCCTTCTACCTGGAGATCATCATCTACTGCATCGGGGCCTTCCTCATCTCCTGCATGGTGGTGACCATCATCATCTACAAGCTGAAGAGCACCACCAAGAAGACAGATTTCAACAGCCAGCTGGCCGTGCACAAGCTGGCCAAGAGCATCCCCCTGCGCAGACAG GTGTCAGCCGACTCCAGCTCGTCCATGAACTCGGGGGTGATGCTGGTGAGGCCCTCCCGCCTCTCCTCCAGCGGCACCCCCATGCTGGCCGGGGTCTCCGAGTACGAGCTGCCCGAGGATCCAcgctgggagctgccccgggACAG GCTGATCCTGGGCAAGCCCCTGGGAGAAGGCTGCTTCGGGCAGGTGGTGCTGGCAGAAGCCATCGGCCTGGACAAGGACAAGCCCAACCGTGTGACCAAGGTGGCGGTGAAGATGCTCAAGT CTGACGCCACAGAGAAGGACTTGTCTGACCTCATCTCCGAGATGGAGATGATGAAGATGATCGGCAAGCACAAGAACATCATCAACCTGCTGGGAGCCTGCACGCAGGACG GACCGCTCTATGTGATCGTGGAATACGCCAGCAAGGGCAACCTCCGGGAGTACCTGCAGGCACGGCGGCCCCCGGGCATGGAGTACTGCTACAACCCCGCCCGCGTGCCCGAGGAGCAGCTCTCCTTCAAGGACCTGGTCTCCTGTGCCTACCAGGTGGCACGGGGCATGGAGTACCTGGCCTCCAAGAAG TGCATCCACAGGGACCTGGCAGCCAGGAACGTGCTGGTCACAGAGGACAACGTGATGAAGATCGCCGACTTCGGGCTGGCCCGGGACATCCACCACATCGATTACTACAAGAAGACCACAAAT GGTCGCCTGCCAGTGAAGTGGATGGCTCCTGAGGCTCTCTTTGACAGAATCTACACCCACCAGAGTGATGT GTGGTCCtttggggtgctgctgtgggagatTTTCACACTGGGTGGGTCCCCCTACCCCGGCGTGCCCGTTGAGGAGCTCTTCAAGCTGCTGAAGGAAGGTCACAGGATGGACAAGCCCAGCAACTGCACCAACGAGCT GTACATGATGATGAGGGATTGCTGGCACGCCGTCCCCTCCCAGAGACCCACCTTCAAGCAGCTGGTGGAGGACCTGGACAGGATCGTGGCCATGACCTCCAACCAG GAGTACCTGgacctgtccctgcccctggacCAGTACTCCCCCGGTTTCCCGGCCACGCGCAGCTCCACGTGCTCCTCAGGAGAGGACTCTGTGTTCTCCCACGACCCGCTGCCCGACgagccctgcctgcccaagcTGCCCCCTCAGCACAGCAATGGTGGACTGAAGCGACActga
- the FGFR1 gene encoding fibroblast growth factor receptor 1 isoform X3 has product MWTWRCLILWAVLVAAALSAARPAPTLPEQAVPNAKMEVESYSAHPGELLQLRCRLRDDVQSINWVRDGVQLAENNRTRITGDEVEVRDVVPEDSGLYACMTNSPSGSDTTFFSVNVSDALPSAEDDDDEDDSSSEEKEADNTKPNQAIAPYWTYPEKMEKKLHAVPAAKTVKFKCPSSGTPNPTLRWLKNGKEFKPDHRIGGYKVRQATWSIIMDSVVPSDKGNYTCIVENKYGSINHTYQLDVVERSPHRPILQAGLPANKTVALGSNVEFVCKVYSDPQPHIQWLKHIEVNGSKIGPDNLPYVQILKHSGINSSDAEVLTLYNVTEAESGEYVCKVSNYIGEANQSAWLTVTRPLATAIEDTPAMMTSPFYLEIIIYCIGAFLISCMVVTIIIYKLKSTTKKTDFNSQLAVHKLAKSIPLRRQVTVSADSSSSMNSGVMLVRPSRLSSSGTPMLAGVSEYELPEDPRWELPRDRLILGKPLGEGCFGQVVLAEAIGLDKDKPNRVTKVAVKMLKSDATEKDLSDLISEMEMMKMIGKHKNIINLLGACTQDGPLYVIVEYASKGNLREYLQARRPPGMEYCYNPARVPEEQLSFKDLVSCAYQVARGMEYLASKKCIHRDLAARNVLVTEDNVMKIADFGLARDIHHIDYYKKTTNGRLPVKWMAPEALFDRIYTHQSDVWSFGVLLWEIFTLGGSPYPGVPVEELFKLLKEGHRMDKPSNCTNELYMMMRDCWHAVPSQRPTFKQLVEDLDRIVAMTSNQEYLDLSLPLDQYSPGFPATRSSTCSSGEDSVFSHDPLPDEPCLPKLPPQHSNGGLKRH; this is encoded by the exons ctgtgcccaacGCCAAAATGGAGGTGGAGTCGTACTCAGCCCACCCCGGcgagctgctccagctgcgcTGCCGGCTGCGGGACGACGTGCAGAGCATCAACTGGGTGAGGGACGGCGTGCAGCTGGCCGAGAACAACCGCACGCGCATCACCGGCGACGAGGTAGAGGTCAGGGACGTGGTGCCCGAGGACTCGGGGCTCTACGCCTGCATGACCAACAGCCCCTCGGGGAGCGACACCACCTTCTTCTCCGTCAACGTCTCAG ACGCCCTCCCCTCTGcagaggatgatgatgatgaagatgatTCCTCGTCggaggagaaggaggctgaCAACACCAAGCCCAACC aggCCATTGCTCCCTACTGGACCTACCCTGAGAAGATGGAGAAGAAGCTCCacgctgtccctgctgccaaaaCAGTGAAATTCAAATGTCCCTCCAGCGGGACCCCCAACCCCACGCTGCGCTGGCTGAAGAACGGCAAAGAGTTCAAACCTGACCATCGCATTGGGGGGTACAAG GTCCGCCAGGCCACCTGGAGCATCATCATGGACTCGGTGGTGCCATCTGATAAGGGCAACTACACGTGCATCGTGGAGAACAAGTATGGCAGCATCAACCACACCTACCAGCTGGACGTTGTGG AGCGCTCCCCACACCGGCccatcctgcaggcagggctcccTGCCAACAAGACAGTGGCCCTGGGCAGCAACGTGGAGTTTGTGTGCAAGGTGTACAGCgacccccagccccacatccaGTGGCTGAAGCACATCGAGGTGAACGGCAGCAAGATCGGGCCTGACAACCTGCCCTACGTGCAGATCCTGAAG CACTCGGGGATTAATAGCTCAGATGCGGAGGTGCTGACCCTGTACAATGTGACAGAGGCCGAGAGCGGGGAGTATGTTTGTAAGGTTTCCAATTATATTGGAGAGGCCAACCAGTCTGCGTGGCTCACTGTCACCAGGCCCCTGGCCACAG CCATTGAAGACACCCCAGCCATGATGACGTCCCCCTTCTACCTGGAGATCATCATCTACTGCATCGGGGCCTTCCTCATCTCCTGCATGGTGGTGACCATCATCATCTACAAGCTGAAGAGCACCACCAAGAAGACAGATTTCAACAGCCAGCTGGCCGTGCACAAGCTGGCCAAGAGCATCCCCCTGCGCAGACAGGTAACAG TGTCAGCCGACTCCAGCTCGTCCATGAACTCGGGGGTGATGCTGGTGAGGCCCTCCCGCCTCTCCTCCAGCGGCACCCCCATGCTGGCCGGGGTCTCCGAGTACGAGCTGCCCGAGGATCCAcgctgggagctgccccgggACAG GCTGATCCTGGGCAAGCCCCTGGGAGAAGGCTGCTTCGGGCAGGTGGTGCTGGCAGAAGCCATCGGCCTGGACAAGGACAAGCCCAACCGTGTGACCAAGGTGGCGGTGAAGATGCTCAAGT CTGACGCCACAGAGAAGGACTTGTCTGACCTCATCTCCGAGATGGAGATGATGAAGATGATCGGCAAGCACAAGAACATCATCAACCTGCTGGGAGCCTGCACGCAGGACG GACCGCTCTATGTGATCGTGGAATACGCCAGCAAGGGCAACCTCCGGGAGTACCTGCAGGCACGGCGGCCCCCGGGCATGGAGTACTGCTACAACCCCGCCCGCGTGCCCGAGGAGCAGCTCTCCTTCAAGGACCTGGTCTCCTGTGCCTACCAGGTGGCACGGGGCATGGAGTACCTGGCCTCCAAGAAG TGCATCCACAGGGACCTGGCAGCCAGGAACGTGCTGGTCACAGAGGACAACGTGATGAAGATCGCCGACTTCGGGCTGGCCCGGGACATCCACCACATCGATTACTACAAGAAGACCACAAAT GGTCGCCTGCCAGTGAAGTGGATGGCTCCTGAGGCTCTCTTTGACAGAATCTACACCCACCAGAGTGATGT GTGGTCCtttggggtgctgctgtgggagatTTTCACACTGGGTGGGTCCCCCTACCCCGGCGTGCCCGTTGAGGAGCTCTTCAAGCTGCTGAAGGAAGGTCACAGGATGGACAAGCCCAGCAACTGCACCAACGAGCT GTACATGATGATGAGGGATTGCTGGCACGCCGTCCCCTCCCAGAGACCCACCTTCAAGCAGCTGGTGGAGGACCTGGACAGGATCGTGGCCATGACCTCCAACCAG GAGTACCTGgacctgtccctgcccctggacCAGTACTCCCCCGGTTTCCCGGCCACGCGCAGCTCCACGTGCTCCTCAGGAGAGGACTCTGTGTTCTCCCACGACCCGCTGCCCGACgagccctgcctgcccaagcTGCCCCCTCAGCACAGCAATGGTGGACTGAAGCGACActga
- the FGFR1 gene encoding fibroblast growth factor receptor 1 isoform X1, with protein sequence MWTWRCLILWAVLVAAALSAARPAPTLPEQAVPNAKMEVESYSAHPGELLQLRCRLRDDVQSINWVRDGVQLAENNRTRITGDEVEVRDVVPEDSGLYACMTNSPSGSDTTFFSVNVSDALPSAEDDDDEDDSSSEEKEADNTKPNQAIAPYWTYPEKMEKKLHAVPAAKTVKFKCPSSGTPNPTLRWLKNGKEFKPDHRIGGYKVRQATWSIIMDSVVPSDKGNYTCIVENKYGSINHTYQLDVVERSPHRPILQAGLPANKTVALGSNVEFVCKVYSDPQPHIQWLKHIEVNGSKIGPDNLPYVQILKTAGVNTTDKEMEVLHLRNVSFEDAGEYTCLAGNSIGISHHSAWLTVLEAIEDTPAMMTSPFYLEIIIYCIGAFLISCMVVTIIIYKLKSTTKKTDFNSQLAVHKLAKSIPLRRQVSADSSSSMNSGVMLVRPSRLSSSGTPMLAGVSEYELPEDPRWELPRDRLILGKPLGEGCFGQVVLAEAIGLDKDKPNRVTKVAVKMLKSDATEKDLSDLISEMEMMKMIGKHKNIINLLGACTQDGPLYVIVEYASKGNLREYLQARRPPGMEYCYNPARVPEEQLSFKDLVSCAYQVARGMEYLASKKCIHRDLAARNVLVTEDNVMKIADFGLARDIHHIDYYKKTTNGRLPVKWMAPEALFDRIYTHQSDVWSFGVLLWEIFTLGGSPYPGVPVEELFKLLKEGHRMDKPSNCTNELYMMMRDCWHAVPSQRPTFKQLVEDLDRIVAMTSNQEYLDLSLPLDQYSPGFPATRSSTCSSGEDSVFSHDPLPDEPCLPKLPPQHSNGGLKRH encoded by the exons ctgtgcccaacGCCAAAATGGAGGTGGAGTCGTACTCAGCCCACCCCGGcgagctgctccagctgcgcTGCCGGCTGCGGGACGACGTGCAGAGCATCAACTGGGTGAGGGACGGCGTGCAGCTGGCCGAGAACAACCGCACGCGCATCACCGGCGACGAGGTAGAGGTCAGGGACGTGGTGCCCGAGGACTCGGGGCTCTACGCCTGCATGACCAACAGCCCCTCGGGGAGCGACACCACCTTCTTCTCCGTCAACGTCTCAG ACGCCCTCCCCTCTGcagaggatgatgatgatgaagatgatTCCTCGTCggaggagaaggaggctgaCAACACCAAGCCCAACC aggCCATTGCTCCCTACTGGACCTACCCTGAGAAGATGGAGAAGAAGCTCCacgctgtccctgctgccaaaaCAGTGAAATTCAAATGTCCCTCCAGCGGGACCCCCAACCCCACGCTGCGCTGGCTGAAGAACGGCAAAGAGTTCAAACCTGACCATCGCATTGGGGGGTACAAG GTCCGCCAGGCCACCTGGAGCATCATCATGGACTCGGTGGTGCCATCTGATAAGGGCAACTACACGTGCATCGTGGAGAACAAGTATGGCAGCATCAACCACACCTACCAGCTGGACGTTGTGG AGCGCTCCCCACACCGGCccatcctgcaggcagggctcccTGCCAACAAGACAGTGGCCCTGGGCAGCAACGTGGAGTTTGTGTGCAAGGTGTACAGCgacccccagccccacatccaGTGGCTGAAGCACATCGAGGTGAACGGCAGCAAGATCGGGCCTGACAACCTGCCCTACGTGCAGATCCTGAAG acGGCTGGCGTTAACACGACAGACAAAGAAATGGAAGTGCTTCACTTAAGGAATGTCTCATTTGAGGATGCTGGGGAGTATACATGTTTGGCGGGTAATTCTATTGGGATCTCCCATCACTCTGCATGGTTGACAGTTCTCGAAG CCATTGAAGACACCCCAGCCATGATGACGTCCCCCTTCTACCTGGAGATCATCATCTACTGCATCGGGGCCTTCCTCATCTCCTGCATGGTGGTGACCATCATCATCTACAAGCTGAAGAGCACCACCAAGAAGACAGATTTCAACAGCCAGCTGGCCGTGCACAAGCTGGCCAAGAGCATCCCCCTGCGCAGACAG GTGTCAGCCGACTCCAGCTCGTCCATGAACTCGGGGGTGATGCTGGTGAGGCCCTCCCGCCTCTCCTCCAGCGGCACCCCCATGCTGGCCGGGGTCTCCGAGTACGAGCTGCCCGAGGATCCAcgctgggagctgccccgggACAG GCTGATCCTGGGCAAGCCCCTGGGAGAAGGCTGCTTCGGGCAGGTGGTGCTGGCAGAAGCCATCGGCCTGGACAAGGACAAGCCCAACCGTGTGACCAAGGTGGCGGTGAAGATGCTCAAGT CTGACGCCACAGAGAAGGACTTGTCTGACCTCATCTCCGAGATGGAGATGATGAAGATGATCGGCAAGCACAAGAACATCATCAACCTGCTGGGAGCCTGCACGCAGGACG GACCGCTCTATGTGATCGTGGAATACGCCAGCAAGGGCAACCTCCGGGAGTACCTGCAGGCACGGCGGCCCCCGGGCATGGAGTACTGCTACAACCCCGCCCGCGTGCCCGAGGAGCAGCTCTCCTTCAAGGACCTGGTCTCCTGTGCCTACCAGGTGGCACGGGGCATGGAGTACCTGGCCTCCAAGAAG TGCATCCACAGGGACCTGGCAGCCAGGAACGTGCTGGTCACAGAGGACAACGTGATGAAGATCGCCGACTTCGGGCTGGCCCGGGACATCCACCACATCGATTACTACAAGAAGACCACAAAT GGTCGCCTGCCAGTGAAGTGGATGGCTCCTGAGGCTCTCTTTGACAGAATCTACACCCACCAGAGTGATGT GTGGTCCtttggggtgctgctgtgggagatTTTCACACTGGGTGGGTCCCCCTACCCCGGCGTGCCCGTTGAGGAGCTCTTCAAGCTGCTGAAGGAAGGTCACAGGATGGACAAGCCCAGCAACTGCACCAACGAGCT GTACATGATGATGAGGGATTGCTGGCACGCCGTCCCCTCCCAGAGACCCACCTTCAAGCAGCTGGTGGAGGACCTGGACAGGATCGTGGCCATGACCTCCAACCAG GAGTACCTGgacctgtccctgcccctggacCAGTACTCCCCCGGTTTCCCGGCCACGCGCAGCTCCACGTGCTCCTCAGGAGAGGACTCTGTGTTCTCCCACGACCCGCTGCCCGACgagccctgcctgcccaagcTGCCCCCTCAGCACAGCAATGGTGGACTGAAGCGACActga